Part of the Quercus lobata isolate SW786 chromosome 6, ValleyOak3.0 Primary Assembly, whole genome shotgun sequence genome, AGTTAAGGCTTTTTTCTTAACTAAAACTCCAACTGTTGCATTCTTAATAGCTCTGAAAATCTGGCTCTTACTTATCCATCTAGGAGTCCTAGTGAAGAAATAAAGCAAGCCTTTTGCAATATTTAAGCCTTAATGCAAAATACTTTGCAAGTGTCAAGGATGAAAAGAAAGTCCTCATAAGCCCATGGTACAACATTACCAAAGGTTTATACCATCAAAACTTGGAATTGCTTTCTAAGAATAAATCCTATTAGATTCCAATCAGGAGCAAGCTACACTGATCCAAACATGGTATCAATGGTTGAGAGAAGATGAACTATTTTAACTAACGTGATcataaataaaacctatagGCATTGGAATTGGATTCTCAGGGAACGGAGAAAAAATTTCCTATGACATGGCCAACAGAAGCAGAAATGAACTCATCACTGAGCAATGGCACAAAGAACAATACTGTCCTCTCCTGCTCCTTAAACCAGCTGACCAAGTGAAGGAGTTCTTGTTCTCATTATTCGATTATCTCATTGGGATTTTTGCACCATGTTACCTTCTCACTGGATTTGTTAGCATAGGAATGCACTATGATTGGTCATTGCTATTAGGATCTCAGAATGAACAATGTTGGCTGCCTCATAAGTGTTTTTGATGTTGAGTCATCTAACAAACACAGCAAGTAGCTTTTGAAAGTTAAGTTTATAATAGATTCTTGACGAAAACTAACAAATAATGTATTATGAATATTTAAAGCTTTCTTTCTTCCAGAATTTGCTCAAATGGACAAATGCTTCGGAAATTTTTACGTTTACTTCCTTATCAGATTTGCTAGATAGCTGTACTTATCATGCATAATTGTTGTTTTTATGGTTCTTGGCACACTGCCTGTGTGCTTTGGCTTTTCATTGtaccttttcatcttttttgtaatatagttttatttatatttccaaaaagagaagaagaatgtatTATGAATACTTCGGTTGAGTCATTAACCCTTTATGGTATTTAATAATGCCTTGATCCCAACAACTTGGTGTTGGCTGCATGAACCCATTTgtgctatttttcttttcctaaaaaagGTGTTCAAATCTTTCACTCCAAAAGTTATGTTTAGTTTACAACTAGTTCTTGTCCCCTATTCTGGTTGGGATGGCTGTGAAATAGAACTTCTAATAGTCCTACCTTGTCATGTGAGGTAGTCCAGATGGTCAAGGCCCACTAGATGATCACAAGGATTTGAAACTAATATAGACCTTGCTGATCTTTGTAATTACTTAGAGTGTTTGCAATTATGCTTTCATTCTCTTTTTGTTTCTGTTGTTTCATTATGACATTTTTCTTGTAAGGTTTTGCTTTAGAAGATTTTGTTGTAGAGCAATTGCCGAGGGCTTGAAATCTAGAATTCTCGAGCAATACataacttgagttttttttttttttttttttttttttttttttcttttctggagAGGTGGTGGTTGAATCTAGACGTAATATCAAATATGTGAATTTGCAGGAGGAATGACAGAAGAGAAGAAAACTTTAAGGCGGAAGGCCCTTGCCAAATGGCTTAAAGAAAGTATTTTGAGATTAGGTCCTACATTCATCAAAATTGGCCAGCAGTTCTCCACAAGGGTGGACATTCTTGCTCAAGAATATGTTGATCAGTTGTCAGAACTTCAGGTTCAAGTTGTTTTATTAAATATCATTTATGAGTGTTGATAgcccttttttttcttgtcaCAAATGCTAAGCTAAATTTTTTCTATTGGTCAGTTACTCGTGCACCCTGTGTATTTTTAACCCACGGCCTCACTCCACCCATTCTTATGGAAGAAGGAAGTGTtgtttgagctagagctcattggcttaataatttattaattactattttcCCCCACCCTTTTGGACATTTACCATTGCTTTTCTATTAAGTTTCTGAATATAAAAGCTAACCATGTTTTTCTCCTTACCTTTCGCAAAGAACAAGTGAACAACATTCACTGAATATTATTGGTTTGctatctttttctatttggcAATTCTTTATGTTAGAACTGAATTGCTTTTTTGCTTCAGGATCAAGTTCCTCCCTTCCCATCAGAGACTGCTGTGTCTATAGTTGAAGAAGAGCTTGGAGCTCCTGTGACTGCTATCTTTGATCGTTTTGACTATGAACCAATAGCTGCTGCTAGTCTTGGTAACCTTGATTTGCTTTTGACATTTGTTATACAGAAATTTGTGCGAAAGTAAATTAACCTAGCTCAAGtgttccttatttttttttattcattttttataatggTAAAGCTGTTTTTAGGTTTACAGTTTCATAGCtgataaattttgaattatcaAATTCTGTTATCTAATTTATACAGGTCAGGTCCACCGTGCAAGATTGAAGGGACAGGAAGTTGTTGTTAAAGTACAAAGGCCTGGTCTCaagggtctttttgatattgATCTTAAAAACCTGAGggttagttttctttttggcattattctTTTAGTGGTCATTATAGTCGTGAAATCCTAATTATTCATCAATTTGACTTTTGGTCTTTTGTCCCggaaaaattgacatttttcaTTAGATATATTACTTAATATACCATGATTGTGATATCATGGTATTGGTAATGAAGAAACTTGGAggcttttaatttaatttttctttttaatttttaatgtctCTATGCGTCTATGTTGTGTTTACATCTATATGGGCATCCACATTGTTTTACAAAATTATATGTGGAATGCATTTGAGGGGTAACTTGTTTTTACTTTTAGGGGTTTTGCAGTTATAATGTGCATGGTCATTGTTTATTTCAGGTAATTGCAGAATATCTTCAAAAAGTTGACCCAAAGTCAGACGGTGCAAAGAGGGATTGGGTTGCTATCTATGATGAGTGTGCTAATGTCTTATATCAGGTAGTCACATTGCCTTGGTTGCCTCATTCTTAtgttagatttattatgaaactACCTtactatttttcataaatttaagGCACACAACATGACTATAAGGGTTGCTATGCTTAAAGAAGAAACATATCCATAATGTaaaatgaatttaattgagACAAGGATGTTGATATGGAAGAGTAAGGCCCACAAAGAAATAGACTAGTAATATTATGTTAAATCATTTGAGGGATTTTGTGCAACAACATTAAGGACAATACTAGAGAAAGTTGATTGCGAAGCTCAGTCATGCAACAGAGGCCGagggaagaaaaaggagaaTGTGAGTCAATGTTGCTAGTAAACGATGCTCTATGAGTTATCTTGTCTGTGACCAGCATAAAGTAAAATGTTGAAGCAGAATGTGCCAATGAAGTTGGCTAATGACCTCTCAAATTTCTTATGGTCAAACAGGGCAAGTTGAGTGTGGTATCCTGCCCTGTTGACTATGACCAAAATCCTTTTTATAAATGCCTGATCTTGTGGTGTTAGAAAAAGGCTACTCAATCCATTTGCTTCTAGTATAAATCTAGTTTGTTGGACATGTTTCCTTAACAGTGCACTGGCCTGGTTGGTTTTGATCCCCTTTCCCCATAGGTGATCCAAACATCAATtaattgataataaagagcttaCAATGACGTTCCAGTTAGCATCATGGGGCCATCATGTAGTCATGTTAGATATTATGGTCAAGTTGACATTCTAGTCATTCAAGTTGGAATTAAATTGATTTCCTGATGGTTCATTGAGGAATGCTATTCTAGTGAGAGAACAAGATATTGCTGAATATGCTGTAGACTGATTCTGTACTGAATATAACATAATGTTCTGAAGTGGTTTGATGAACAAGGCTTCTGATGGAAGATTGTACATGAGCTGCTTTGCAGGCTATAACTATGGGAAAATTCAAATCCTATTTGTGAAAGAAAATTGTGTTGGGTTGCCATTTTAGTTCAACCTTTTATGAGCCAACAGATTAGATGTGATAAGCAGAAGTTTAAAAATACGCTGtgatcttattttattttgcatttttcagTCCCTAATAGATCATTGATGCAGAAcgtactttatttttaatttcatattcagctcctctctctgtttctgtttctctctcttcttctccatacctgaaatttgaaatttcaggaGATTGATTACACCAAGGAAGCTGCAAATGCAGAATTATTTGCAAGTAACTTCAAAAATATGGATTACATGAAAGTTCCATCAATATTCTGGGAATACACAACACCGCAGGTTTAATTCTTCTGTATAGTGACCTCCCAACAAGTgaacattagtttttttttttttttttcttttcctttctttttaatatctctctcctttctaattattatcattataatTTTATGCATGTAGGTTCTGACAATGGAGTATGTCCCAGGGATCAAGATAAACAAGATAAAAGCTTTGGATCAGCTGGGCGTTGATCGCCAAAGGTTAATCCAATTACCTCCCTTTTCATCTTGGTGAAATCATTTTTGCAAGTGACCTTCAACTCTTACACATCACATGTGACCTGATGATTCTAGTGCCACATTCTGTAGGTTGGGTCGATATGCTGTTGAATCGTACTTGGAACAAATTCTGTCTCATGGTTTTTTCCATGCTGATCCTGTGAGTTCCTACtgttgcttttgatttttggttctATACTATTTTTTGAAGTATGCTTACAATTGTCCAATTAGGACTACTTTGTGgaattataaaatgattccagAGCAGAAGTTTATTGTGCTTGCATATTGCTTATGCACTtacattgattttgtttttgtttttttatatttaatttttaatgatgtgCAACAACTATGTCTGAAGGCTTGCCTTATGGAATGATTCTCTAAAAATCTGCTGCACACTTGAGGCAACAATGTGTCAAGGCTCATGCTTTACAGGATGTCCCTAACATTTTGAAGTGTGAGTTTTGCCAGGCTGTGGCATTCACCTGATGCACCAGCTAAAACGCTAGAATTCTAACACACCCCCcaccaccccaccccccccGCCGCCCCCCCcgaaaacttgaaattaaaatatcatttatgaagaaaaatattctttcttaattttaatctaTAATTGGAATCAACGGACgcttaatttgtaatttatagctttttttttttttttttttttttttatttggagaaaAGTATTTTGACTTTGGACTACAATGCGCATAAAGTTAACATGTTTAATTTGAAAAGTTCAGTCTCCTAGATATCACAGACATGAGCCGATGAGCGGGGTCAGGAAGATAGAAAGAAGGGGGGATGGGGGAGTTGGACGAGTCTCTATTTGTAATTCTTATTTTGTTTGGTGTCAGACTGTCCCTCCATGATACGGTGGTATTAGATAAGGAAAAGGGCAACTCTGGTGGAGTGCAGTGGCATTTTCTAAAAGTCAACCAGGGTTAAGGGAACAGCATTGAACAACCTGACAAATCTGATTCCAACCCAAACACATTTATGGTCACCGTATTTGATTTGCATTGTCGCAGTGGTTTTTCAATATGCAtccttgattaaaaaaaaaagaaaaaaagaagctaaaatgAGGTCTCCTTTTTATATTGTTGGATATAGGCAAGACAGATTTATTGTAAAGAGGAGAAAGAGAACtcttatgaaatatatattagaatcatataaataatttaaaaagtgGTCTAGAAAACCCTCGCACTATACTGTTCTTGAACAGTGGTTTTATCAATCCCTCTTGGCTGTTAGTTTGAATATATCTGTTTGTGTCTTTTCTCTTATTTAATGCTGTTTCAATAGAATAGCCATGACAGAGAAGTTTTGTTAGAATTCCATGTTTTCTGTCTTACTCAGGTTTTTAAGGATCCATTTGTGATCTACAATTAAGGAAACTGTGTccgcatttttttttataatcacaTACAATCCTGCTATTAAATATCTATCAGCTAGATGTAATCAGAACCTCTTTTTATTCCTATCTGCAGCATCCAGGAAATATTGCCGTTGATGATGTCAACGGTGGTAGGttgattttttatgattttggaaTGATGGGAAGGTATTTCTGGACCCTTTGCTGTCTATCTACTGTAAGAATTTACTGACAAGTAcatttatcaatttttctttcgTGACTGTCCTGTGCATTTTCTGTCTCTAACTTGCAGTATCAGTCCAAATATCAGAGAAGGTTTACTGGAAACATTCTATGGAGTTTATGAGAAGGATCCAGACAAGGTAAttatttcaactttcaagcaaaaGTGGCCATCATTACTTTTACCATATGTTAATAATATTGCGGTTCCCATGCTTGGTTTGTGTTTACTTTATCATTGGAAACTTTTGCGCTGGTGCAGGTCCTTCAGGCAATGATTCAAATGGGTGTTCTTGTGCCTACTGGAGATATGACTGCTGTCAGACGAACAGCACAGTTCTTCCTTAACAGGTGCTCTTAGTGTAGAGAATAATAGCGAGAGTTGAGTGGAAAATTCCCATGGGTTCCAtttcttatctttctttctcttttaaagattttatttcattaatGCTTTTGCTTACTTTCTTTGATATGTTATTTTGCCATTTGAGCTAAAGATTGGATAAAAAGGCATTCTGCCAgttgatatattattttgtttgtgtaaaattaccaataatttttattattatttattatttgacaaAAAACAGAACTAAGCTAAACTTTAGCTATGCCTCAAATGCCCACTTGGGCAGAATGCCTTTATGTCAGGTCAAATGTATTACACTCAAAGAGCACTACCAATGCTTCTACCTGACTAATTTATTGCATGATAGAGCTGACATAGAAGTCATTTAAAAATCCACCAGATGTGAAGATATTAGCTTTTGGAATAATGTTTTAGCCTAATGTTGGTAGTGTTATAGTGCTGTCAACCGTGAGTTATACTTTAATACTTGTGTTATCTTTAATCATGTACAGGGTGGATTTGAAAATGTGCTGACTTTACCTATACATGATATTctgttattttgtattttagtaCGATGATATTGTTTTAAGTACAGCTCGACATGTTGTCTGCACTGATTATGCTACTGTTTTTTTTGCACTGTGAACCTCAAATAAGCACTGGGACCCTTGGGTAACATAAAACAAAGAAGTACCAGTGAAATCTCAagacttattttattttatttttctgattaAACCTTTCTCTAACCATGAAATGAAATTCTAAGCTGACTATTTTGCAGTTTTGAAGAGCGTCTTGCTgcgcaaagaaaagaaagagagataacaACAGCGGAACTTGGGTTTAAAAAGCCATTGAGCAAGGAGGAAAGAGTAATGAAAAGGAAACAAAGGCTGGCTGCAATTGGTAATTCACCTGGTCTAGATTTTGTGCCTGTGATAGGTTCTATGCTTGTTAATGAGATATTGAATATAGCACCATTTTAAAAGATTTTGGGAGCTAAATACACGTGGTGGGTGTGGGCCCAATCAATACAATGCATCTTGTCCTAGTATTCTTCATCCAAGAACTATCCTCTGTTTTACGAGTAGCCTTGGCTTTTCAGAAAAGATTCTGTACTGGGGTCACATTGTGTAACTTGAGACCTAGGGAATTAAGGCGTACTCTGGAGTTAGATTTATCTACCTGTTTAATGGGAACACATGCAACTGTATTTTGGCAGATTAAAGCTTTAGGTCTTGTAAGAGTTGTTAGAATATAGGTTAAATGATTGAATTCATAATTTCTTAACAGCTTAAGCCTTTGGGCAATTGGTAAAttatcatggtatcagagcaagtgGTCATGAATTCAAACTCTATCTCTGCTCTACCTCccattttaaaagttaaaaatcccACATTTTGGgccccacttattaagggggAGTTTAGGTCCACACATGAGGGGAGTGTTAGAATATTGGTTAAAggattaaattaataatttcctaatagcttaagtttttgggacaattggtaGCATTTCCTAattgtttaaacttttgggacaattggtaatttatcatggtatcagagcaagtgGTCATGAATTCATAATTTCCTATAGGTTAAATGATTGAATTCATAATTTCTTAACAGCTTAAGCCTTTGGGCAATTGGTAAAttatcatggtatcagagcaagtgGTCATGAATTCAAACTCTATCTCTGCTCTACCTCccattttaaaagttaaaaatcccACATTTTGGGCCTCACTTATTAAGGGGGAGTCTAGGTCCACACATGAGGGGAGTGTTAGAATATTGGTTAAAggattaaattaataatttcctaatagcttaagtttttgggacaattggtaGCATTTCCTAattgtttaaacttttgggacaattggtaatttatcaagAGCAATTTAAATGAATTGTGGCAAAAGTATCATTGAATATTATGTAAAGTATTTATGTACAGTGGTAACATGTTTGTGTATGCCTGTGTATGCAAAActttagtaaaataaacaaatactgtCTTATGTTTGAACTTCCTACCCTAAAATTAGTTGTGTAATTTTCTACCTTGGAGCAAATGAAAGCACTATGGTTTTCACTTATTCACCATGAACTTGATGAGATGCTAACCATTGCATTCTCTTAATAGGGGAAGATTTATTAGCGATTGCTGCGGATCAACCCTTTCGATTTCCTGCCACATTCACATTTGTTGTTAGAGCATTTTCAGGTAATATAAAAAGACCACGGCCGCTTCATAGCTATGAATTGGATTATGATACATGAACCTAAGAATAGTAAATTATGAT contains:
- the LOC115950855 gene encoding protein ACTIVITY OF BC1 COMPLEX KINASE 8, chloroplastic — encoded protein: MATTSLLLPELLFLSPQSTFKRRVSLSKPSSLSRNLRYGCVSVRTRRIRALKEEGSAVVEVDERESKLIKELNGNNGAAATTRYEERRYSNGAAAVESENGSLVKYVNGNGVAAPAAAEVVEDSAAKEDGRKRRLEEIGKEDAWFKQAGKEVEVSVTPGGRWSRFKTYSTIQRTLEIWGFVLAFIFKAWLNNQKFSYRGGMTEEKKTLRRKALAKWLKESILRLGPTFIKIGQQFSTRVDILAQEYVDQLSELQDQVPPFPSETAVSIVEEELGAPVTAIFDRFDYEPIAAASLGQVHRARLKGQEVVVKVQRPGLKGLFDIDLKNLRVIAEYLQKVDPKSDGAKRDWVAIYDECANVLYQEIDYTKEAANAELFASNFKNMDYMKVPSIFWEYTTPQVLTMEYVPGIKINKIKALDQLGVDRQRLGRYAVESYLEQILSHGFFHADPHPGNIAVDDVNGGRLIFYDFGMMGSISPNIREGLLETFYGVYEKDPDKVLQAMIQMGVLVPTGDMTAVRRTAQFFLNSFEERLAAQRKEREITTAELGFKKPLSKEERVMKRKQRLAAIGEDLLAIAADQPFRFPATFTFVVRAFSVLDGIGKGLDPRFDITEIAKPYAMELLRFREAGVEVILKDIRKRWDRQSIAFYNLFRQADRVEKLAEIIQRLEQGDLKLRVRTLESERAFQRVAAVQRTIGNAVAAGSLINLATILYFNSIRVPATIAYAICAFFGFQVLFGILKVRKLDEQERLVTGTA